A region of the Desulfallas thermosapovorans DSM 6562 genome:
GGTTTTGGATGTGCCCCTGGGGATACACTGTCATAATGACGGGGAACTGGCCGTGGCCAATTCACTGGCGGCGGTGCAGGCCGGGGTAATCCAGGTGCAGGGCACCATTAACGGTTACGGTGAACGCTGCGGCAATGCCAATCTTTGCTCCATCATACCCAACCTGGCCTTTAAATGCCACAGGCCCAGCATTCCTGAACAAAGCCTGGCGGAGCTCACCGAATTGTCCCGGTTCGTCAGCGAGCTGGCCAATATGCACCATATGAACAACCAGCCCTATGTGGGGGGCAGCGCCTTTGCCCACAAAGCCGGGGTGCACGTCAACGCGCTGTTGAAAAACCCCCGCACCTATGAGCATATTGAGCCCGAAAAGGTGGGTAACCGGCGCCGGGTGCTGGTATCGGAACTGAGCGGTCTAAGCAACCTGATTTATAAATACCAGGAACTGGATTTGGGGCTGGGTGTTGACAAAGAGGCCAACCGCCAGCTGTTGGAGGAATTAAAAGAGCTGGAGAACCAGGGTTATCAATTCGAGGGTGCCGAAGGTTCCTTTGAACTGCGCCTGCGCAAGGCCTTTTATGGTTACCGGGAACCCTTTTCTCTGGAAAACCTGAAGGTGCTTATAGAGGTGCGCGACGGCACTGTTTATTCCGAAGCCATTATCAAAATTAATGTTAACGGCCAGGTGGTGCATACCGCCGCCGAGGGCAACGGGCCGGTAAATGCCCTGGACAACGCCTTACGCAAGGCGCTGGAAGGATTTTACCCGGAAATCTCGGGCATGCAGCTAAATGACTACAAGGTGCGGGTGCTGGATGAAAAGGACGGCACCGGGGCCGTGGTGCGGGTGCTGGTGGAAACCGGAGACGGTCACTGCTCCTGGGGCACGGTGGGGGTAAGCCCCAATATCATTGAAGCCAGCTGGGAGGCATTGGTGGACAGCATTGCCTATGGCCTGCTGCGTAAAGAAAACAAGGACGAAGTGGATAGCCAAAAAATAATTACCGGCGTATTTCGCGGTAAATGCTGATGATAAGCCCGGTAATTTTCCTTGGGTTGGGGGATATGTAACATGGCACAGCATAAATACCGGCAGTTAACGAAAAATATACAGACCTGTCATAGCATGCTGGTGGCCTTTTCCGGTGGAGTGGACAGCGCTCTGCTCCTCAAGGCGGCCAGGGACACCCTTGGCCGGGACAACGTGCTGGCGGTCACCTTTCATGCCCCTTTCCACGGAAAAGAAGAGCTATTGGAAGTACAGTCACTGGCCGCCCGGTTGGACTGCCGGTTACAAGTCATTAAGGACAGCGGGCTAATGGACGATGCGGATTTTTGCGCCAACCCGCCCAACCGCTGTTATATTTGTAAACGTACCATACTTACCCGGTTACTGGACCTGGCCCGGGAAAAAGGTTTAAGCACTGTCGCCGAAGGCTCCAACGCCGATGATGTTCGGGATTATCGTCCCGGTATGCAAGCAGTGCGGGAATTGCATGTTATAAGTCCTCTGCAAATGGCCGGGTTAACCAAGCGGGAAATCAGAAAAATCTCCAGGGATTTGGGACTGCCCACCTGGAACAAGCCATCCTCACCCTGCCTGTGCTCCCGTATACCATATGGCAGTCCCATTACATATATCAAATTGCGGCAGATAGAAGAAGGAGAAAAGTTTTTAAAGGAGGCCGGCTTCTCCGAAATCCGGCTGCGCCACCATGGTCCTTTGGCCAGGATTGAAATTCCCGCCGGGAAAATGGGGGACCTGATTAACGAACCAATGCTGTCTATGGTACAAAGCCACCTGCGGGGTCTGGGTTTCCAATATGTTACCCTGGACCTGCATGGCTTAAGAAGCGGCAGTCTAAACGAGGTACTGGATTTTAAATAACTCCGGCAATCATACTTCACCTGTTACAGGTTGTGGTGTGCATTGCCTTTTTTAACATCCGGGAGGGGTAATATGTTTTACACTGAAGATGTACTGGTTATGGAAACCGCCATTGATGATATGAACCCGGAGTTCTTTCCCCACCTGCTGGACCGGCTGCTGGAGGCCGGGGCGCTGGACGCTTATCTGCAGCCTGTCGTTATGAAAAAGGGGCGGCCCGGAACTATGCTGACGGTGCTGGCCAGGGAGAATATACAGGACATTTTGCTGCAGATAATCTTTTCCGAAACCTCCACCCTGGGGGTGCGCCTGCGCACCGAACGGCGGGCATGTTTATACCGGGATTTTATCACGGTACAGACCCGCTATGGCACGTTGCGGGTTAAGCTGGCCCTGGAGGGAGCGGGGGGACGGCCCTTAAGGTACGCTCCGGAGTATGAAGATTGCCGGGCCAGGGCCAGGGAGCACGGCGTGCCGGTGCAAAGTGTATACCGGGCGGCTTTGCTGGCGGCAGAGAATATGTTAAAGGATGAAAAATAAAAGCCAGGTCGTTTTACAGGTAAAGCTGATTTTTTGCAGTTAGTGATTATTGACGGTTTTTTCACAGGCCATGTGTTAAAATATAAAACAGGTAAAGCCGGTTGTTTTACGGAGGTACAAATATGGACTACCTCAGGGCACTTAAGGACAATCTTAATTTCAATCTGGATGTATTTAATATAGTCAGTGTTATCGATATTTTAATCGTGGCCTTTGTGCTGTACCGCTTGATGCTGCTGATCCGGGATACCCGGGCTGTGCAGTTGATTAAAGGTTTGGCGGTGCTGCTGGTGGCCACTGCGGTGAGCAGTTTGCTTAATTTGCATACAGTACACTGGTTGCTCAGGTATACCTTAACCGGCTTGGTGGTGGCGCTGCCCATTGTTTTCCAGCCGGAATTACGCCGGGCTTTGGAAAAACTGGGCGGAGGTGATTTCTTTTCCCGCCCGCTGACCCAGATGGCCGAGGGTGACCGTAGTGCCCTGATTAATGAGGTGGTCCGGGCTGTGCAGAATATGTCCGGCACCCGGACCGGAGCACTGATTATTTTAGAACGGGCCACCGGTCTGCAGGAATTGGCAGACACCGGCATCAAGGTGGACGGTATAGTATCCGCCGAGCTACTGATGAATATTTTTATCAACAAGTCACCGCTGCATGATGGTGCCGCCATTATCCGGGGGGATAGGCTGGTGGCCGCGGCTTGTGTTCTGCCGCTATCCGAAAGCAGGGAGTTAAGCAGGGAACTGGGTACCAGGCACCGGGCCGCCGTGGGGGTGACGGAACAGTCGGATGCCCTGGCGGTGGTGGTTTCAGAAGAAACGGGAATTGTGTCCATGGCTCTGGAAGGGACCCTTTACCGGCGTTTAAATGAGGCGGGTTTACACGAACTGCTGGTTAAGTTTTTGCAGCCCACCACCACCCGTAGTGCCCTGTCCTCAATCTGGCAGTGGAGGTGATACCTTGATGGCTTTTCGCTGGCGGGATAATTCCATAAAAATACTGGCCCTTTTTATGGCTCTGTTGCTGTGGGTGTATGTAACCAACGAGCAAAACCCGCTAATGAGCCGAAATTACCACATTCCACTGGCAGTACAGGGGAAACCCGAAGGTTATGTAATTAGCGGGCTGCCGGAAAAGGTGCATATAAGGGTGCAAGGACCCAGGACCATCGGTTCCGCTCTGGGGGCGGGTGATTTTACCGCCCAGGTCAATTTGATGGGGGTTGCCGAAGGGGAATGGGAACTGCCCGTACAGGTTACCACACCGCCGGGAGTTGAGCTGCTGCAGGTGACGCCCCGGACAGTAAAGGTCCTGACCGACCGGATAACCCAAAAAAACGTACCGGTGACACTTAATTTTAAGGGTAGGGTTGCCCAGGGCTTGCAAAGGGGAGACCCTGTATTGGAACCGCCGGTGGTAACTCTGCACGGACCAAGCAAACTACTGGCTGAAATCAACCGTGTGGGGGTGACGGTGGATGTATCCGGAGCGGAGGATACCCTGGTACGGGATGTGGCCCTGCAAACAGGTGTTAAGGGTGTAACCGTCAGCCCCGGCCGGGTATCGGTAACTGTGCCGGTGACGGCACTGCCCGCCAGGGAACTGCCGGTGCGGATCAATCTTACCGGTGCGCCGGGTGAAGGCTATGAGGTGGGCGAGATTCTGGTGCAGCCTGCTTTAGTGTGGGTGACCGGGCCCCGGCAGGTAATTGAAAACCTCGCAGAGGTGCAATCATTAAAGGTAGATATTTCTGGTGCCACCGAGGACGTGGCCAGGGAAGTGGTGCTGGTACTGCCCGACGGGGCTACATCAGTAAAGCCTGACCGGGTGCATATTACATTGCCCATTGTACCGCAGGAAACAGAACCGCCACAGCCACCGGAAGAGGAAGAAAATACTGAAGATGCAGGTGAGTAGCATATATGCGTCCCGGACTTCTTAGTTAATGAGCCCGGGATTTTTTGCGCACAGATAGTTCTAAAAAACACTAAGAGCATTGGGCCGGGACTCAATGCTCTTAGTGTTTGGACCGCCGGTTCGGACAGCTCCTTTCCAATGGCATACAATGTTTACGAAGGTAATCCCATGAATTTGTCAAATAGTTCCGATAGCCTTTTGTTAAATTCATCCGCGTCACAGAATTCCCGTTCCGGTTGTACCTCGGGTAGCACGCCCAAAACAGGTAGTTTAAAATCCTGGGCTACAGTTTCCGGCAGGTCCTCAACCGGGGAGGCTTCCCGGTTAAAAAGTAGCTTCAGTTTGTTTACCGGAAAATGCACATCTTCAAGATCCCAGATAAAATGCTTCAGCAGCTTTAAATTATATCTGAATGTGTCCACCACCAGTATGGGTAAATCCACGTCTTCCAAAACCATATAGCTGAAACTGGTGGGAATATTACTCATATCGAATACGATGACATCATAATCGCTGTCTATCAGGGAGTTATAAATGATTTTGATTTCATAATAAATGTTGCCGTAACCAGGCAGTTTTTTATTCGAACTGCTGGTCAAGACGTCCAGGCCTGAGGAATGCCTTTGTAGAAACTGTAACCACTGGTCCTGGGTATATTTTATATTGATGATGGATGTTTCCTTGCAGGCCAGGTAAATATCTTCGCACCAGTCACTGATATTGGGGTGCCGGTTAAGCTTAAGTCGTTTTGTAACATTACCGGTATGAATATCCAGGTCCACCAGTAGTGTTTTGAGACCCTTTTTTTGGCTGATTAAAGCCAATTCTACGGCTATTGTGGTGTTGCCGCTGTTTTTATTTACTCCATACACCGAGATGGTTTTCATAAGTCAACTCCTTTTCGTTAGTTTTGGTCTAGCCCGTTAGCCCTTAATAAGGGCTATATTTTATTATAACAATAGTATTAAGTGGGAAAAGATGTATATACTTTGTTAATTATTTAACATATTATAATATACTTAACATTTTGGATAAAGTTTTTTTTCGACTTTACGTATTATTGGGAGCGAAAAGCAATGAAAAAAAGTCCAATATGGAGATGTAGATATATCGTGGCTTCCGGCTGGTATCCTGGTTAAAAGAGGAACTTGCCAGGCATGAACAAAACCTGGCCCGGCAGGCGGGGGTGAGCGCGGTGGAACTGCTGGAAAAAATGCCGGCCAAATTGCCCCCGGGTTCCATGGGCTTAATACTACATCCCTTCTGTTCTCCAGGATGCAGAATGTAAATGAAGGGTGTATAATGAACAGGTCAAATAAACCGTTTATTAGTTGTTAAAAACGGCTTACCGGCAGTGTTTAATGGGGTACTTTGGTAATATAAATGTAGGCGGCAATGGCCAGCATGATAAATGCAATGGTAAAACGTACTCTATCGGACATAATCTATGCTCCTTTCTGCTAAACATTTTAACTGGTTTTCCCAAAAGTTTCAACCGGGATTGGTTGGGGGGAAAACAACAAAATGTTGGCATATCCTTGAGGTAATAACGGGGTGTTTTTGTGAACGCTGGTTTTTCCTTTATTCACGCGGCGGATTTACACCTGGACAGCCCTTTCCGGGGTTACGACCAAATAGATTTTGCAGACCCGGATACCCGGGAAAACGTGCTCCGGCAGCTACGGGACTGTACCTTTACAGCCCTTGATAACATAGTGCGGGCCTGCCTTTTATACCGGGTGGATTTTCTTGTACTGGCAGGGGATATCTATGACCTTACGGACCGCAGTCTAAGGGCACAGTTGCGTTTCCAGAGTGCCATGGAGCGGCTGGCCGAAGCGGGAATCCCCGTTTTTGTCGCCCACGGTAACCACGACCATGATGATGGGCGACGGGCTGCTCTGACCTGGCCCGGCAATGTCTATTTTTTCCCTGCGGGTGAGGTGGCGGCCTGGCCCGTGATACGGAGCGAGCGGGAAATAGCCCGGGTATACGGAATCAGTTATCCCCGGCGGGATGTTTGCGAAAATTATGCCGCTCTCTTTAAGCGCGAGCCGGATGCACCCTTTGCTGTGGCCGTGCTGCACTGCAACGTGGGGGGAGATACCGAACACGCCAATTATGCCCCCTGCCATCTACAAGAATTGGTGCAAGCGGGTTTTGATTACTGGGCGCTGGGACATGTGCACCGCCGTAATTTGCTATATAAGCAAAATCCCTGGATTGTTTATCCCGGCAACACCCAGGGGCGCCATCCCCGGGAAACCGGAGCCCGGGGCTGTTACCTGGTACGGGTACAGGATAGCGGCGCTACTGCGCTTGAGTTTTTGCCGGTGGATTGTGTGCGCTGGGAGCATGTGCAGGTGCCTATAGATGGCCTGGCCACGGAACAGGAACTGTTGGATAAAATAGATGAGCGGCTGGCCCTGTTGCGTCACCAGCATGGCGGGCGATCAGTGGTGGCCCGGCTGGAACTAAACGGGCGCGGTGCATTGCACCGGTCATTAAAGCATGCCGGGGTACTGGAAGGTATACTGGAAGAAATGCGCGGCCGGTTTGCCGGGCCCGGGGGCAGCTTTGTGTGGCCGGAATCTATCCGGTGCAGCACTAAACTGCTGGTGGACAAGGAACAACTGCGGGATAGCGAAACACTGCTGGGAGATTTGCTGGTCATCAGCCGGCAGGCCCGGGAATCTTCCGGTACCGGCGGGACGGGTAATAATGTGCGGGAACTGCTTCGACAGGCTCTGGCACCGCTGCACCACCGGATGGCCCGGTACATACCGCTGCCGGGTGACGAGGAGTTTGATGCGCTGCTGGAGGCAGCGGAAGATTTGGCGCTGGATTTGCTCTGGGAGCACGAGGAAGGGAATGATTGATTAACTGTGCGACTGGTGGGAGTACATATAGAGAATTACGGGCCGCTGCATGATTTTTCGCTCACTGAAGAGGAACTGAGCCCCGGTCCATGCCTGATATACGGTTTGAATGAAGCGGGTAAGTCCACATTGCTTTCTTTTATCCGGGCCGTGCTTTTTGGTTACAAGTCCGAGGGCGTCCATGGCGAGCCGGTGGGAGACAGGCCCAATAGCGGGTGGCTGCTTTTAGAGGAAGGCGGTGAAATCTACCGGGTAAAACGCAGCGGGCGGGGCAACGGCCGGGTGGTGGTGGAGTTGCCCGACGGCAGCCGCGCCGGGGAAGAGCTTTTAAAGACCGGTATTCTCCGGGGGGTGAGCCCGGCGTTGTTTAAAAATATTTTTGCCTTCGGCATGGATGAACTGCGCAAACTGGAAGATTTGGCCCGGGACGAGGTCAGTGCTCATATTTACGGTGCGGGCACGGGCACAGGACCGCAGCGCTTGGCCGGTGCCGCCGCCTGGTTGGACAAGACCGCCGGTACATTGTTTAAACCCCGGGGAAGGGCACCGGTATTAAATAAGCTGTTGGGTGAATTGGATGCCCTGGACCGGCAAATAAAAGAATTGGAACAGCAGCCTGAACAATACAATACTTTGCAGCAGCAATTAAAGGAGCTGGAAGGCCAAAAAGACCGCCTCCGGGCCGAAAGGGATGAGGGGCAAAGGCGCCTGCGCCGACTGGATAACCTGCTTAAAGCCCGGGCTCCCTGGAATGAATTGCAGCAATGCCTGGTAGCCA
Encoded here:
- the cimA gene encoding citramalate synthase gives rise to the protein MDLPRVEIYDTTLRDGTQGEGISLSAKDKVKIALRLDELGFHYIEGGWPGSNPKDLRFFELIKEHQLKNARICAFGSTRKSGVAADRDENLQQIVRSNVQVATIFGKTWDFHVRHALLTTLEDNLNMIEESVAYLKQQGMEVFYDAEHFFDGFAANPEYALATLQAAKKGGASRIILCDTNGGRLPNEIYESVVAVKKVLDVPLGIHCHNDGELAVANSLAAVQAGVIQVQGTINGYGERCGNANLCSIIPNLAFKCHRPSIPEQSLAELTELSRFVSELANMHHMNNQPYVGGSAFAHKAGVHVNALLKNPRTYEHIEPEKVGNRRRVLVSELSGLSNLIYKYQELDLGLGVDKEANRQLLEELKELENQGYQFEGAEGSFELRLRKAFYGYREPFSLENLKVLIEVRDGTVYSEAIIKINVNGQVVHTAAEGNGPVNALDNALRKALEGFYPEISGMQLNDYKVRVLDEKDGTGAVVRVLVETGDGHCSWGTVGVSPNIIEASWEALVDSIAYGLLRKENKDEVDSQKIITGVFRGKC
- the larE gene encoding ATP-dependent sacrificial sulfur transferase LarE; protein product: MAQHKYRQLTKNIQTCHSMLVAFSGGVDSALLLKAARDTLGRDNVLAVTFHAPFHGKEELLEVQSLAARLDCRLQVIKDSGLMDDADFCANPPNRCYICKRTILTRLLDLAREKGLSTVAEGSNADDVRDYRPGMQAVRELHVISPLQMAGLTKREIRKISRDLGLPTWNKPSSPCLCSRIPYGSPITYIKLRQIEEGEKFLKEAGFSEIRLRHHGPLARIEIPAGKMGDLINEPMLSMVQSHLRGLGFQYVTLDLHGLRSGSLNEVLDFK
- the larC gene encoding nickel insertion protein, producing the protein MFYTEDVLVMETAIDDMNPEFFPHLLDRLLEAGALDAYLQPVVMKKGRPGTMLTVLARENIQDILLQIIFSETSTLGVRLRTERRACLYRDFITVQTRYGTLRVKLALEGAGGRPLRYAPEYEDCRARAREHGVPVQSVYRAALLAAENMLKDEK
- the cdaA gene encoding diadenylate cyclase CdaA, which codes for MDYLRALKDNLNFNLDVFNIVSVIDILIVAFVLYRLMLLIRDTRAVQLIKGLAVLLVATAVSSLLNLHTVHWLLRYTLTGLVVALPIVFQPELRRALEKLGGGDFFSRPLTQMAEGDRSALINEVVRAVQNMSGTRTGALIILERATGLQELADTGIKVDGIVSAELLMNIFINKSPLHDGAAIIRGDRLVAAACVLPLSESRELSRELGTRHRAAVGVTEQSDALAVVVSEETGIVSMALEGTLYRRLNEAGLHELLVKFLQPTTTRSALSSIWQWR
- a CDS encoding CdaR family protein, with the protein product MAFRWRDNSIKILALFMALLLWVYVTNEQNPLMSRNYHIPLAVQGKPEGYVISGLPEKVHIRVQGPRTIGSALGAGDFTAQVNLMGVAEGEWELPVQVTTPPGVELLQVTPRTVKVLTDRITQKNVPVTLNFKGRVAQGLQRGDPVLEPPVVTLHGPSKLLAEINRVGVTVDVSGAEDTLVRDVALQTGVKGVTVSPGRVSVTVPVTALPARELPVRINLTGAPGEGYEVGEILVQPALVWVTGPRQVIENLAEVQSLKVDISGATEDVAREVVLVLPDGATSVKPDRVHITLPIVPQETEPPQPPEEEENTEDAGE
- a CDS encoding AAA family ATPase, with the translated sequence MKTISVYGVNKNSGNTTIAVELALISQKKGLKTLLVDLDIHTGNVTKRLKLNRHPNISDWCEDIYLACKETSIINIKYTQDQWLQFLQRHSSGLDVLTSSSNKKLPGYGNIYYEIKIIYNSLIDSDYDVIVFDMSNIPTSFSYMVLEDVDLPILVVDTFRYNLKLLKHFIWDLEDVHFPVNKLKLLFNREASPVEDLPETVAQDFKLPVLGVLPEVQPEREFCDADEFNKRLSELFDKFMGLPS
- a CDS encoding metallophosphoesterase family protein, giving the protein MNAGFSFIHAADLHLDSPFRGYDQIDFADPDTRENVLRQLRDCTFTALDNIVRACLLYRVDFLVLAGDIYDLTDRSLRAQLRFQSAMERLAEAGIPVFVAHGNHDHDDGRRAALTWPGNVYFFPAGEVAAWPVIRSEREIARVYGISYPRRDVCENYAALFKREPDAPFAVAVLHCNVGGDTEHANYAPCHLQELVQAGFDYWALGHVHRRNLLYKQNPWIVYPGNTQGRHPRETGARGCYLVRVQDSGATALEFLPVDCVRWEHVQVPIDGLATEQELLDKIDERLALLRHQHGGRSVVARLELNGRGALHRSLKHAGVLEGILEEMRGRFAGPGGSFVWPESIRCSTKLLVDKEQLRDSETLLGDLLVISRQARESSGTGGTGNNVRELLRQALAPLHHRMARYIPLPGDEEFDALLEAAEDLALDLLWEHEEGND